The following proteins are co-located in the Argopecten irradians isolate NY chromosome 9, Ai_NY, whole genome shotgun sequence genome:
- the LOC138331787 gene encoding uncharacterized protein encodes MHVPNVWLIVRCPINMASRPKSTSTRATRKRKAPTSSSPVPIISVPAQEDSAGAIPAATISAITKTVTAAVLEELRKPPVPLTLSSCEPAAAAGSSATQARDATAMIHPNTSGDHGHTETDCQVQDSRPTGGCSSNRSSQPLGTTQLLPVIEHLLTASLAPSSRNIYDRALKYFQEFAVASQFDPFSQHLCPSHISLFVAHLYYHKFSPRTISTYLSAIAYVHKLLHRSDPTASFLVKKVVAGAYRLAPSIDMRLPITVPILDRLIQAVVHTATTAYYRVLFQAMFLFAFNTFARVGEITMTGNNQNNLLLSDVQLEQSSSGLVINVFFSRFKHNLNNARHKISFGHGPQNHLLLKALHDYLLLRGSNSGPLFVIPGNTPVPRPLFDRQLHRCLAFCKLDSTCYKGHSFRIGAHPMLQNKAILMPKFVLWGDGIHQPSGNTLGQIQ; translated from the exons ATGCATGTTCCAAATGTATGGCTCATAGTGAGG TGTCCAATTAATATGGCATCCAGGCCTAAGTCTACCAGCACCAGGGCAACTCGGAAACGCAAAGCACCCACAAGCTCGTCTCCAGTGCCCATTATAAGCGTACCAGCCCAGGAAGACTCTGCAGGAGCCATTCCAGCAGCTACCATTTCCGCTATTACAAAAACTGTCACTGCAGCGGTTTTGGAGGAGCTCCGAAAGCCACCTGTCCCCTTGACCTTATCATCATGTGAACCAGCTGCTGCAGCAGGGAGCTCAGCAACACAGGCCCGCGATGCGACAGCTATGATACATCCGAACACTTCCGGCGATCATGGACATACGGAGACAG ATTGCCAAGTTCAAGACTCTCGCCCAACAGGCGGATGTTCTTCCAACAGAAGTTCCCAACCACTTGGTACCACACAACTTCTTCCAGTCATTGAACATCTACTGACAGCTTCCCTGGCACCATCAAGTCGCAATATTTATGATAGAGCTCTGAAATACTTTCAAGAGTTTGCTGTAGCAAGTCAATTTGACCCTTTTAGTCAACACCTTTGCCCATCTCATATTTCACTTTTCGTTGCTCATTTGTATTATCACAAGTTTTCACCTAGAACTATTTCTACATATTTGTCTGCTATTGCCTATGTTCATAAATTATTGCATAGATCTGATCCAACAGCATCCTTCCTGGTTAAGAAAGTAGTTGCTGGTGCGTATCGCTTAGCTCCTTCCATTGATATGAGATTGCCCATTACTGTACCAATATTAGACCGTCTCATACAGGCAGTAGTTCATACAGCCACAACAGCATACTACCGTGTCCTCTTCCAAGCAATGTTTTTATTTGCTTTCAATACTTTTGCACGCGTAGGTGAAATCACAATGACTGGCAATAATCAGAACAATTTACTGCTTTCTGATGTTCAGCTGGAACAATCTAGTTCTGGTCTTgttattaatgtgttttttagTCGCTTTAAACACAATCTCAACAATGCTCGACACAAAATCAGTTTTGGCCATGGACCACAAAATCATCTGCTGCTAAAAGCTTTGCATGATTATTTACTTTTAAGGGGATCAAATTCAGGCCCCCTGTTTGTTATTCCTGGCAACACCCCAGTCCCCCGCCCCCTTTTTGACAGACAGTTACACAGATGTCTAGCTTTTTGTAAGTTAGATAGTACATGTTATAAAGGCCATAGCTTTAGGATCGGGGCGCATCCTATGCTGCAGAACAAGGCTATTCTGATGCCAAAATTTGTTCTATGGGGAGATGGCATTCATCAGCCTTCCGGAAATACATTAGGGCAAATTCAGTGA
- the LOC138330637 gene encoding uncharacterized protein has product MMGDPIGVNPCSLDAIKEVLLQLKQTAIAHDRHWTIIGCDGLPYHLASKVIDANEELHDILLQPGLGHYEINLTKAFIKLTWDVVGEDLAKMLGFRTPKALNACKQANDHHKAWQMIEILLYGLGDELLLPYVRTCLDSGTEPSADGFFSWSQDAVNPNYRFLLECIFTYGVALHYFRAGVRRNNSRVMLASRMKLSPLFYGLHKINYQRIDFLDLKSRVLAPPEIANYINDHESFTVSGHPSKGEGCDFILEANNRASKMWLPPGSPSQDHWLRVCRNLDRLKKIEIDFNQTLGVKESKDSIYHCNSNVEITEWRKHIRESEYLLAPCQARNHQSLSGIALDADLADFSAKCKGNRLSYLAEIEAYKFDGIEYYVKIDGIEYYVKVGGIEYYVKIDGIEYYVKVGGIEYYAKVDEIEYYVKIDGIEYYVKVDGIEYYVKIDGNRILREG; this is encoded by the exons ATGATGGGGGATCCCATTGGCGTCAATCCTTGTTCTCTAGATGCGATCAAAGAAGTCCTTTTGCAGCTAAAACAAACGGCAATAGCACATGATCGGCATTGGACCATAATTGGTTGTGACGGCCTGCCATACCATCTTGCATCGAAGGTCATAGACGCAAATGAAGAGCTTCACGACATCCTTCTACAGCCCGGACTTGGTCATTACGAAATAAACTTGACGAAAG CTTTCATCAAATTGACATGGGACGTTGTTGGGGAGGACCTTGCCAAAATGCTGGGTTTCCGGACTCCAAAAGCCCTCAACGCTTGTAAACAGGCAAACGACCACCATAAGGCCTGGCAAATGATCGAGATTTTGCTGTATGGATTAG GTGACGAACTTCTCTTACCATACGTAAGAACATGTTTGGACAGCGGAACTGAACCTAGTGCCGATGGTTTCTTCTCCTGGAGTCAAGATGCTGTGAATCCAAATTACAG gTTTCTGTTGGAGTGTATCTTCACATATGGTGTGGCACTCCATTACTTTCGTGCTGGTGTCCGACGCAACAACAGCAGGGTCATGTTGGCTTCAAGGATGAAGTTGTCGCCTCTCTTCTATGGATTGCATAAAATCAATTACCAGCGCATTGATTTCCTAGACCTGAAGTCCCGCGTATTAGCACCGCCAGAAATTGCTAATTACATCAACGACCATGAGTCTTTCACAGTGTCCGGTCATCCAAGCAAAGGAGAGGGGTGCGATTTCATCCTAGAGGCAAACAATCGGGCATCGAAGATGTGGCTGCCACCCGGATCCCCGTCACAGGACCACTGGCTAAGAGTATGCCGTAATCTTGACCGCCTGAAAAAG ATTGAGATTGATTTCAACCAAACACTTGGTGTCAAGGAAAGCAAGGATTCAATATATCATTGTAATTCCAACGTAGAGATTACAGAGTGGCGGAAACATATAAGAGAGTCTGAGTATCTACTCGCACCGTGCCAAGCTCGAAATCACCAATCTCTGAGTGGTATAGCACTGGATGCTGATCTCGCAGATTTTTCCGCCAAGTGTAAAGGCAATCGGTTAAGTTATCTGGCCGAAATTGAAGCCTACAA GTTTGATGGAATAGAATATTACGTGAAGATAGACGGAATAGAATATTACGTGAAGGTTGGTGGAATAGAATATTACGTGAAGATAGACGGAATAGAATATTACGTGAAGGTTGGTGGAATAGAATATTACGCGAAGGTAGATGAAATAGAATATTACGTGAAGATAGACGGAATAGAATATTACGTGAAGGTTGATGGAATAGAATATTACGTGAAGATAGACGGGAATAGAATATTACGTGAAGGTTGA